The following coding sequences lie in one Helicoverpa armigera isolate CAAS_96S chromosome 8, ASM3070526v1, whole genome shotgun sequence genomic window:
- the LOC110372855 gene encoding transcription factor 15 isoform X1 has product MENFLSYQCGEESWEQRVFSVSSYQHSESQPAAKQRCQANARERDRTQNSVNIAFNTLRLLIPTEPPDRKLSKIEILRLAGSYITHLDNQLYTGDLEQPCLQKNDVSDQDKSLCTFCWSAVKKDKSPTSHVSYYKSPR; this is encoded by the exons ATGGAGAATTTCCTAAGTTATCAGTGCGGAGAAGAATCGTGGGAGCAACGTGTGTTCTCCGTGAGTTCGTACCAGCATTCTGAAAGCCAGCCGGCGGCGAAGCAAAGGTGCCAGGCGAATGCGCGCGAGAGGGACCGGACGCAGAA cAGCGTGAACATAGCGTTCAACACTCTGCGCTTGCTCATCCCCACGGAACCACCAGACAGGAAGCTCAGCAAGATCGAGATCCTTCGCCTAGCCGGCAGCTACATCACGCACCTCGACAATCAACTCTATACAG GAGATCTGGAACAGCCCTGCTTACAGAAGAATGACGTAAGCGACCAAGATAAATCACTGTGTACTTTTTGCTGGTCGGCCGTTAAAAAAGAC AAATCCCCCACATCACACGTCAGTTACTACAAGTCTCCTCGCTGA
- the LOC110372855 gene encoding transcription factor 15 isoform X2: protein MENFLSYQCGEESWEQRVFSVSSYQHSESQPAAKQRCQANARERDRTQNVNIAFNTLRLLIPTEPPDRKLSKIEILRLAGSYITHLDNQLYTGDLEQPCLQKNDVSDQDKSLCTFCWSAVKKDKSPTSHVSYYKSPR from the exons ATGGAGAATTTCCTAAGTTATCAGTGCGGAGAAGAATCGTGGGAGCAACGTGTGTTCTCCGTGAGTTCGTACCAGCATTCTGAAAGCCAGCCGGCGGCGAAGCAAAGGTGCCAGGCGAATGCGCGCGAGAGGGACCGGACGCAGAA CGTGAACATAGCGTTCAACACTCTGCGCTTGCTCATCCCCACGGAACCACCAGACAGGAAGCTCAGCAAGATCGAGATCCTTCGCCTAGCCGGCAGCTACATCACGCACCTCGACAATCAACTCTATACAG GAGATCTGGAACAGCCCTGCTTACAGAAGAATGACGTAAGCGACCAAGATAAATCACTGTGTACTTTTTGCTGGTCGGCCGTTAAAAAAGAC AAATCCCCCACATCACACGTCAGTTACTACAAGTCTCCTCGCTGA